Proteins encoded together in one Pseudoroseomonas cervicalis window:
- a CDS encoding mannose-1-phosphate guanylyltransferase/mannose-6-phosphate isomerase: MAETHPGAIVPVILCGGTGSRLWPLSREGFPKQFWPLLSRRTMLQDTAARASGTGFAAPLVISNQAHRFLIAEQLREAAVGEARIVLEPVARNSAPAIAAAALLAHEANPQDVLWLMPADAAISDTLALHAALARAAEAARAGHIVTFGMRPTAAETGYGYIEAGAALPGVEGVSAITRFVEKPDAARAAEFLAGGRHLWNSGMFVATAATLLSELERLAPDLLAAVRAAVEGATRDLDFIRLDPAAFALAPDISIDYAVMEKTDRAAVVPAALGWSDVGSWAALWEVSPKDAQGNAVQGPVALYNTRNSYVRSEGMLTGVVGLEDAVIVVTDDAVLAMHRDHAQDVKKLLEQLKAQGRPEATEHRRMYRPWGHYEGLIKGDRFQVKKISVKPGQKLSLQKHYHRAEHWVVVAGTAIVERDAERIMLRENESIYLPLGCVHRMENPGMIPLTLIEVQSGSYLGEDDIVRFEDTYGRA, translated from the coding sequence ATGGCAGAGACGCACCCGGGCGCCATCGTGCCCGTCATCCTGTGCGGCGGCACGGGCAGCCGGCTGTGGCCGCTGTCGCGGGAGGGCTTCCCGAAGCAGTTCTGGCCGCTGCTGTCGCGCCGGACGATGCTGCAGGACACCGCGGCGCGGGCCAGCGGCACAGGCTTCGCGGCGCCGCTGGTGATCAGCAACCAGGCGCATCGCTTCCTGATCGCCGAGCAGCTGCGCGAGGCGGCGGTCGGGGAGGCGCGCATCGTGCTGGAGCCGGTGGCGCGCAACAGCGCCCCCGCCATCGCCGCCGCCGCCCTGCTGGCGCATGAGGCGAACCCGCAGGACGTGCTGTGGCTGATGCCGGCCGATGCCGCGATCAGCGACACGCTGGCGCTGCACGCGGCCCTCGCCCGCGCCGCCGAGGCCGCGCGGGCGGGCCATATCGTCACCTTCGGCATGCGGCCCACCGCCGCCGAGACCGGCTATGGCTATATCGAGGCCGGCGCCGCGCTGCCGGGGGTCGAGGGGGTCTCCGCCATCACCCGCTTCGTCGAGAAGCCGGATGCGGCGCGCGCCGCCGAATTCCTGGCCGGCGGCCGGCATCTGTGGAATTCCGGCATGTTCGTCGCCACCGCCGCGACGCTGCTCTCCGAGCTGGAGCGGCTGGCGCCCGATCTGCTGGCCGCGGTGCGCGCCGCGGTCGAGGGCGCGACGCGCGATCTCGACTTCATCCGCCTCGACCCGGCCGCCTTCGCGCTGGCCCCCGACATCTCCATCGACTACGCGGTGATGGAGAAGACCGACCGCGCCGCGGTGGTGCCCGCGGCGCTCGGCTGGTCCGATGTCGGCTCCTGGGCGGCGCTGTGGGAGGTCTCGCCCAAGGATGCCCAGGGCAATGCGGTGCAGGGGCCGGTCGCGCTGTACAACACCCGCAACTCCTATGTCCGCAGCGAGGGCATGCTGACCGGCGTGGTCGGGCTCGAGGATGCCGTCATCGTCGTCACCGACGACGCCGTGCTGGCGATGCATCGCGACCATGCGCAGGACGTCAAGAAGCTGCTCGAGCAGCTGAAGGCGCAGGGCCGCCCCGAGGCCACCGAGCATCGCCGCATGTACCGCCCCTGGGGCCATTACGAGGGGCTGATCAAGGGCGACCGCTTCCAGGTGAAGAAGATCTCGGTCAAGCCCGGGCAGAAGCTGTCGCTGCAGAAGCACTACCACCGCGCCGAGCACTGGGTGGTGGTGGCCGGCACCGCCATCGTCGAGCGCGATGCCGAGCGCATCATGCTGCGCGAGAATGAATCCATCTACCTGCCGCTGGGCTGCGTCCACCGCATGGAGAACCCCGGCATGATCCCGCTCACCCTGATCGAGGTGCAGTCGGGCTCCTATCTCGGCGAGGACGACATCGTCCGCTTCGAGGACACTTACGGGCGCGCCTGA
- a CDS encoding glycosyltransferase family 2 protein, whose translation MTTRPHELALPPVPDKVVIQRGAVQEILFQDNDLLYLRSVNYRLRGQIILHIQPRRNQRQLAVNRHDGESWGAERILELPEDTGATLRLRVAFTAQGAEIGVMRGDDTLAELLFEPCAGLRGIAELERAPSILLRLPAAAPAAPEQPAPRLALKASLAAGGTLLLQGRLDDPDGQALALRPEQEGWLCPPLALLTARETEAPAPGRPLLAAGDLVGSAAKTPPRWVSLALADGTTRRLPLPPAMPVALETIQHWLGLACPAPEEIGPVFSRLLATPLLALQAELAARPLAHRERRFGEPLPAPRASLVIPLYGRLDFMAFQAALFSQGGLDQDELIYVLDNPAQAEEAEQLARSAQARFGLPLRLLLPERRQGFGGASNLGLAAARGRHVCFLNSDAFPLDTGWLDRLVARLDADAGIGVVGARLLFANGTLQHDGMWFVPQPGLAGWPFPRHLGKGLHPPEAAPGLLDVPAVTGACMALRREVALELGGFDPAYVIGDFEDADLCRRVLARGLRCCVDRAVRLWHLERQSQGSDAEPWRRNLSLLNAATFAGRWQDRIEMTHE comes from the coding sequence ATGACGACCAGACCGCATGAGCTCGCCTTGCCCCCGGTTCCCGACAAGGTTGTGATCCAGCGCGGCGCGGTGCAGGAAATCCTGTTCCAGGACAACGACCTTCTCTATCTCCGCAGCGTCAACTACCGGCTGCGCGGCCAGATCATCCTGCACATCCAGCCGCGCCGGAACCAGCGGCAGCTCGCGGTCAACCGGCATGACGGGGAGAGCTGGGGCGCCGAGCGGATCCTGGAGCTGCCGGAGGATACCGGCGCCACGCTGCGGCTGCGCGTCGCCTTCACGGCGCAGGGCGCCGAGATCGGCGTGATGCGGGGCGACGACACGCTGGCCGAGCTGCTCTTCGAACCCTGCGCCGGGCTGCGGGGCATCGCCGAGCTGGAGCGCGCCCCCTCCATCCTGCTCCGCCTGCCCGCGGCGGCGCCGGCCGCGCCGGAGCAGCCGGCGCCGCGGCTGGCGCTGAAAGCCAGCCTCGCGGCCGGCGGCACCCTGCTGCTGCAGGGCCGGCTCGACGATCCGGACGGCCAGGCGCTGGCCCTGCGGCCCGAGCAGGAGGGTTGGCTCTGCCCGCCCCTCGCCCTCCTGACGGCCCGCGAGACCGAGGCGCCGGCCCCCGGCCGCCCGCTGCTCGCCGCCGGCGACCTCGTGGGGAGCGCGGCGAAGACGCCGCCCCGCTGGGTGAGCCTGGCGCTGGCGGATGGCACGACGCGGCGGCTGCCGCTGCCCCCGGCGATGCCGGTGGCGCTGGAGACCATCCAGCACTGGCTGGGCCTGGCCTGCCCGGCGCCGGAGGAGATCGGCCCGGTCTTCTCGCGCCTGCTGGCCACACCGCTGCTGGCGCTGCAGGCCGAGCTGGCGGCGCGGCCGCTGGCGCATCGGGAGCGGCGCTTCGGCGAACCCCTTCCGGCGCCGCGGGCCAGCCTCGTCATCCCGCTCTATGGCCGGCTCGACTTCATGGCCTTCCAGGCGGCGCTGTTCAGCCAGGGCGGCCTCGACCAGGACGAGCTGATCTACGTGCTCGACAATCCCGCCCAGGCCGAGGAGGCGGAGCAGCTGGCGCGCTCGGCGCAGGCCCGCTTCGGCCTGCCGCTGCGGCTGCTGCTGCCGGAGCGGCGGCAGGGCTTCGGCGGCGCCAGCAATCTCGGCCTCGCCGCCGCGCGCGGCCGGCATGTCTGCTTCCTCAACTCCGATGCCTTCCCCCTCGACACCGGCTGGCTCGACCGGCTGGTCGCCCGCCTGGACGCCGATGCCGGGATCGGCGTGGTCGGGGCGCGGCTGCTCTTCGCCAATGGCACGCTGCAGCATGACGGCATGTGGTTCGTGCCGCAGCCCGGCCTGGCCGGCTGGCCCTTCCCGCGCCATCTGGGCAAGGGCCTGCACCCGCCGGAGGCGGCGCCCGGCCTGCTCGACGTGCCCGCCGTCACCGGCGCCTGCATGGCGCTGCGGCGCGAGGTGGCGCTCGAACTCGGCGGCTTCGACCCCGCCTATGTCATCGGCGATTTCGAGGACGCCGATCTGTGCCGCCGCGTGCTGGCCCGCGGCCTGCGCTGCTGCGTCGACCGCGCGGTGCGGCTCTGGCATCTCGAGCGCCAGTCCCAGGGCAGCGACGCAGAACCATGGCGCAGGAATTTGAGCCTGCTGAACGCCGCGACCTTCGCCGGCCGCTGGCAGGACCGGATCGAGATGACGCATGAATGA
- a CDS encoding glycosyltransferase, producing MNDAPSAAGRRVLVIGAGPGQAATRAALDLHAALRAAAMDSLCLLTAPAAAAPLGVDLFQRAAADVFFHRQPWVDPFFLSCPEAGLPAALTRVLQGWRPDIVHLQHPASFGLEGLLLLRRALPGARLLLTLHDHLLPCGQGPAPALALLEAAADPEAARRFFPERSAEDVHLRRIVALRFLAEPDALLCPTAFSAARHAEWGIPAERLHVLPALAPDPAPDPAPPPPGMLRLAWLGPFPASDGAREAGGPGAGLELLLAACDLLPAGLPLRIELCGAPDLAGHAETARRIAAAAPWLSLAPLPAGHRHRLAALQPAQALLVTEAGWDDPGQTLALARAAHRPVIGPRLGAVAEAVRDGVDGLLFRPGSALDLAQLLIRAATEEGCLPALQAALPPPPAPRDGLDRLLALYEGGG from the coding sequence ATGAATGACGCGCCTTCCGCGGCCGGCCGCCGCGTCCTGGTGATCGGCGCCGGCCCCGGCCAGGCCGCCACGCGGGCCGCCCTCGATTTGCACGCCGCGCTGCGTGCAGCGGCGATGGACAGCCTGTGCCTGCTGACCGCCCCGGCCGCCGCGGCACCGCTCGGCGTGGACCTGTTCCAGCGGGCGGCGGCGGACGTGTTCTTCCACCGCCAGCCCTGGGTCGATCCCTTCTTCCTGTCCTGCCCGGAGGCGGGGTTGCCCGCGGCCCTCACCCGGGTGCTGCAGGGCTGGCGGCCCGACATCGTCCATCTGCAGCACCCGGCCAGCTTCGGGCTCGAGGGCCTGCTGCTGCTGCGCCGCGCGCTGCCCGGGGCGCGGCTGCTGCTGACGCTGCACGACCATCTGCTGCCCTGCGGGCAGGGCCCGGCGCCGGCCCTCGCCCTGCTGGAGGCGGCGGCGGATCCGGAGGCGGCGCGCCGCTTCTTCCCGGAGCGCTCGGCGGAGGATGTGCATCTGCGCCGCATCGTGGCGCTGCGTTTCCTGGCCGAGCCGGATGCGCTGCTCTGCCCCACCGCCTTCAGCGCCGCCCGCCATGCCGAATGGGGCATCCCGGCGGAGCGGCTGCATGTGCTGCCGGCCCTGGCGCCGGATCCGGCGCCGGATCCGGCCCCGCCACCGCCCGGCATGCTGCGCCTGGCCTGGCTGGGCCCCTTCCCCGCCAGCGACGGCGCGCGGGAGGCCGGCGGCCCCGGCGCCGGGCTGGAGCTGCTGCTCGCCGCCTGCGACCTGCTGCCGGCCGGGCTGCCGCTGCGGATCGAGCTGTGCGGCGCGCCCGACCTGGCCGGCCATGCGGAGACCGCCCGCCGCATCGCCGCCGCCGCGCCCTGGCTGAGCCTGGCCCCGCTGCCGGCGGGCCATCGCCACCGCCTCGCCGCGCTGCAGCCGGCCCAGGCGCTGCTGGTGACCGAGGCGGGGTGGGATGATCCCGGCCAGACCCTGGCCCTGGCCCGGGCCGCCCACCGCCCGGTGATCGGCCCCCGGCTCGGCGCCGTCGCCGAGGCGGTGCGCGACGGGGTGGACGGGCTGCTGTTCCGGCCGGGCAGCGCGCTCGACCTGGCGCAGCTGCTGATCCGCGCCGCGACCGAGGAAGGCTGCCTGCCCGCCCTGCAGGCGGCGCTGCCGCCGCCCCCGGCGCCGCGGGATGGGCTGGACCGCCTGCTGGCGCTCTATGAGGGCGGGGGCTGA
- a CDS encoding glycosyltransferase produces the protein MAPPPGCHGALDAMLAGSGFIMVDGWLACPPGHDWPDPVWLEIAGQRFAITQWFSRPDLPADPAGPLFRAFRQDFPLPQDATAEPLHLTLPGLPAPLVSAAADRWRPYRPSGHIERGSQAGMSGWVYDPGLWHSDSQAELELEGLGARFTLSFTLDRPDLTGGVPLPGRKLGFALSAAEIAAQLDPLLPFREGAACTLVLRSSGQELSRREMPLAPLSHGRLEGHARGLVRGWAAMREHPYAVPLVELRIEGIPYAQLLAERGRKDLLEKGVTTGAGGFALPLQVSPHDADSILLEARVMGEAEPLPGTPVRIEGLPPQRGAGAAPWRGLAAGRPRVAIVIPVYNAAEELAQCLEAVLAHTGPGAELIVIDDASPDPAVGAVLARHAGRPGLRILRNDSNLGFTATCNRGIALAGRDDVVLLNSDTLPPERWLENLVLAAYSGPDIATASPLSDNAGAFSAPELNRRNDTPPGLTPSQVSRLVMQHSPAVYPEMPTGHGFCLYIRRAALDAVGPLDAEAFPRGYGEENEFCMRAARAGWRHVIDDRTYMPHRQSASFGAAKAALLAAGRAVVDARYPEYSALVRALPAHEQLPAMRWRVRRAFRDAARPPRPRILYVISTETGGTPQTNLDLMRTLEDRYEPWLLRSDGRVLSLQRLERQELQPVDQAVLPTALHPGTHRSAAYDECVAAWLLRHAIELVHIRHLAWHGLGLPAVAAALGIPVVHSFHDFYSLCPTIKLLDGAMRHCAGDCARGEGECRAELWPADWVPPLRGQFVPRWRAMMQQALAPADAFVTTADSAHALIARHLPGLAAHDWRVLPHGRDFAEFLPPAATAPGAGPLRILVPGNISPAKGGDLVRRMAELDGGARLEFHILGDHGWLQPMPGLVLHGRYRREDFLDHVRRIGAQLGAVFSVWPETYCHTLTEMWAAGLPVLALDLGAVGERIRRHGGGWLFPPQPAETLLAAILDSLAGPETVGARLREVRAWQEGEGSSRSNAAMAADYDRLYRDVWARRRSFAAAAPAGQA, from the coding sequence ATGGCACCGCCTCCCGGCTGCCACGGCGCCCTCGATGCCATGCTGGCCGGCTCCGGCTTCATCATGGTGGATGGCTGGCTGGCCTGCCCGCCCGGCCATGACTGGCCGGATCCGGTCTGGCTGGAGATCGCCGGGCAGCGCTTCGCCATCACCCAGTGGTTCAGCCGGCCCGACCTGCCGGCGGATCCGGCCGGGCCGCTATTCCGCGCCTTCCGGCAGGATTTCCCGCTGCCGCAGGACGCCACGGCCGAGCCGTTGCACCTGACCCTGCCGGGGCTGCCGGCGCCGCTGGTCAGCGCGGCGGCCGATCGCTGGCGGCCCTACCGGCCGAGCGGCCATATCGAGCGCGGCTCCCAGGCCGGGATGTCCGGCTGGGTCTATGATCCCGGCCTGTGGCACAGCGACAGCCAGGCGGAGCTGGAGCTGGAAGGGCTCGGCGCCCGCTTCACCCTCAGCTTCACCCTGGACCGCCCCGACCTGACCGGCGGCGTGCCGCTGCCCGGGCGCAAGCTGGGCTTCGCCCTCTCCGCCGCCGAGATCGCGGCGCAGCTGGACCCGCTGCTGCCCTTCCGCGAGGGCGCCGCCTGCACCCTGGTGCTGCGCAGCTCCGGGCAGGAATTGTCGCGGCGCGAGATGCCGCTCGCCCCGCTGTCGCATGGCCGGCTGGAGGGGCATGCCAGGGGCCTGGTGCGCGGCTGGGCGGCGATGCGCGAGCACCCCTATGCCGTGCCGCTGGTCGAGCTGCGCATCGAGGGCATCCCCTATGCCCAGCTGCTGGCGGAGCGCGGCCGCAAGGACCTGCTGGAGAAGGGCGTGACCACCGGCGCCGGCGGCTTCGCGCTGCCGCTGCAGGTCTCGCCGCACGACGCCGACAGCATCCTGCTGGAGGCCCGGGTGATGGGCGAGGCGGAGCCCCTGCCCGGCACCCCGGTCCGGATCGAGGGGCTGCCGCCGCAGCGCGGGGCCGGCGCCGCGCCCTGGCGCGGCCTGGCCGCCGGGCGGCCGCGGGTCGCCATCGTCATCCCCGTCTACAACGCCGCCGAGGAGCTGGCGCAATGCCTGGAGGCGGTGCTGGCGCATACCGGCCCGGGGGCCGAGCTGATCGTCATCGACGATGCCAGCCCGGACCCGGCGGTGGGCGCGGTGCTGGCCCGCCATGCCGGCCGGCCCGGGCTGCGGATCCTGCGCAACGACAGCAATCTGGGCTTCACCGCCACCTGCAACCGCGGCATCGCGCTCGCCGGCCGCGACGATGTGGTGCTGCTGAACTCCGACACGCTGCCGCCCGAGCGCTGGCTGGAGAATCTGGTGCTGGCCGCCTATTCCGGCCCCGACATCGCCACCGCCTCGCCGCTCTCGGACAATGCCGGCGCCTTCTCCGCCCCGGAGCTGAACCGGCGCAACGACACCCCGCCCGGGCTGACGCCGAGCCAGGTGTCGCGCCTGGTCATGCAGCACTCCCCGGCGGTCTATCCGGAGATGCCGACCGGGCATGGCTTCTGCCTCTACATCCGCCGCGCCGCGCTGGACGCGGTGGGCCCGCTGGACGCCGAGGCCTTCCCGCGCGGCTATGGCGAGGAGAATGAGTTCTGCATGCGGGCCGCGCGGGCGGGCTGGCGGCATGTGATCGACGACCGCACCTACATGCCGCACCGCCAATCCGCCAGCTTCGGCGCCGCCAAGGCGGCGCTGCTGGCGGCCGGGCGCGCCGTGGTCGATGCGCGCTATCCGGAATACTCGGCCCTGGTCCGCGCCCTGCCGGCGCATGAACAGCTGCCCGCCATGCGCTGGCGCGTCCGCCGCGCCTTCCGCGACGCCGCGCGGCCGCCCCGCCCCCGCATCCTCTACGTCATCTCGACCGAGACCGGCGGCACGCCGCAGACCAATCTCGACCTGATGCGGACGCTGGAGGATCGCTACGAGCCCTGGCTGCTGCGCAGCGACGGCCGGGTGCTGAGCCTGCAGCGGCTGGAGCGGCAGGAGCTGCAGCCGGTGGACCAGGCGGTGCTGCCGACGGCGCTGCATCCCGGCACGCATCGCAGCGCGGCCTATGACGAATGCGTCGCCGCCTGGCTGCTGCGCCATGCGATCGAGCTGGTGCATATCCGCCACCTGGCCTGGCACGGGCTCGGCCTGCCGGCGGTGGCGGCGGCGCTCGGCATTCCGGTGGTGCATTCCTTCCACGATTTCTACAGCCTCTGCCCGACCATCAAGCTGCTGGACGGGGCGATGCGGCATTGCGCCGGCGACTGCGCCCGCGGCGAGGGCGAATGCCGCGCCGAATTGTGGCCGGCCGACTGGGTGCCGCCGCTGCGCGGCCAGTTCGTGCCGCGCTGGCGGGCGATGATGCAGCAGGCCCTGGCGCCGGCCGACGCCTTCGTCACCACCGCCGACAGCGCGCATGCGCTGATCGCGCGGCACCTGCCCGGCCTGGCGGCGCATGACTGGCGCGTGCTGCCGCATGGGCGCGACTTCGCCGAATTCCTGCCCCCCGCAGCGACGGCGCCCGGCGCGGGCCCGCTGCGCATCCTGGTGCCGGGCAACATCTCCCCGGCCAAGGGCGGCGATCTGGTCCGCCGCATGGCGGAGCTGGATGGCGGCGCCCGGCTGGAATTCCACATCCTGGGCGATCATGGCTGGCTGCAGCCGATGCCGGGGCTGGTGCTGCATGGCCGCTACCGCCGGGAGGATTTCCTCGACCATGTCCGCCGCATCGGGGCGCAGCTCGGCGCGGTGTTCTCGGTCTGGCCGGAGACCTATTGCCACACGCTGACCGAGATGTGGGCGGCCGGCCTGCCGGTGCTGGCGCTCGACCTCGGCGCGGTGGGCGAGCGCATCCGGCGGCATGGCGGCGGCTGGCTGTTCCCGCCGCAGCCGGCGGAGACGCTGCTGGCGGCGATCCTGGACAGCCTCGCCGGGCCGGAGACGGTCGGCGCCCGGCTGCGGGAGGTCCGCGCCTGGCAGGAGGGCGAGGGGAGCAGCCGCAGCAATGCCGCCATGGCGGCCGATTACGACCGGCTGTACCGCGATGTCTGGGCCAGGCGGCGGTCCTTCGCCGCCGCGGCGCCTGCCGGCCAGGCCTAG
- a CDS encoding DUF6165 family protein: MTQDILVPTSVGELIDKITILELKMRHIKDAAKLANVRVELQALQDTFAPILAKAPAEAPALVDRLREINGKLWVIEDDIRECERKKDFGETFISLARAVYFTNDDRAAVKRELNVMLGSRFVEEKSYAAY, encoded by the coding sequence ATGACGCAGGATATTCTGGTTCCGACCTCCGTCGGCGAGCTGATCGACAAGATCACGATCTTGGAACTGAAGATGCGCCACATCAAGGATGCGGCGAAGCTCGCCAATGTGCGGGTCGAGCTGCAGGCGCTGCAGGACACCTTCGCGCCGATCCTGGCCAAGGCGCCGGCCGAGGCGCCGGCGCTGGTGGACCGTCTGCGGGAGATCAATGGCAAGCTCTGGGTCATTGAGGACGACATCCGCGAATGCGAGCGCAAGAAGGATTTCGGCGAGACCTTCATCAGCCTGGCGCGCGCCGTCTACTTCACCAATGACGACCGCGCTGCCGTCAAGCGCGAGCTGAATGTCATGCTCGGCTCCCGCTTCGTCGAAGAGAAATCCTACGCCGCCTACTGA
- a CDS encoding tetratricopeptide repeat protein translates to MQEHVLYGSDHFRVRAVTGSASDRVVVTFAPWQSRQRLDGEAFGEEYLRRIGVDAIHITCAQNEWYQNPDMQAVVGAVDGALQGRYARRIGYGSSMGAFAALAFSRALRLDDVIAISPQFSLLREVVPFETRWEQEAAALRWHFPMAEGLSPQARLVVIYDPLHPDARHVELLRACRPLTEMKLPFSGHPSGNFLQQTGLISPLVRALVLEGADPAAFRAAVRERRGRSPAYWFSLSRTLSARGLLPQAYAAISRAVALAPRKPDYLHARGHLATNLRDYDVAVESFRAVARLWHDRPVCHYNLARALEQAGHPGEALEAAQQAAELDPRAPRFQALLDRLRRQSDSAAGPSGR, encoded by the coding sequence TTGCAGGAACATGTGCTCTACGGTTCGGACCATTTCCGCGTCCGCGCCGTCACCGGCAGCGCTTCGGACCGGGTGGTGGTCACCTTCGCGCCCTGGCAAAGCCGCCAGCGGCTGGATGGCGAGGCCTTCGGCGAGGAGTATCTCCGCCGGATCGGGGTGGATGCCATCCACATCACCTGCGCGCAGAACGAGTGGTACCAGAACCCCGACATGCAGGCGGTGGTCGGCGCGGTGGATGGCGCGCTCCAGGGCCGCTATGCGCGGCGCATCGGTTATGGGTCGAGCATGGGCGCCTTCGCCGCGCTCGCCTTCTCGCGGGCGCTCCGGCTGGACGACGTCATCGCCATCTCGCCCCAGTTCTCCCTGCTGCGGGAGGTCGTGCCCTTCGAGACACGCTGGGAGCAGGAGGCCGCGGCGCTGCGATGGCATTTCCCGATGGCGGAAGGGCTGTCGCCGCAGGCGCGGCTGGTGGTGATCTACGATCCGCTGCACCCCGATGCGCGGCATGTCGAGCTGCTGCGCGCCTGCCGGCCGCTCACCGAGATGAAGCTGCCTTTCTCCGGCCATCCTTCGGGAAATTTCCTGCAGCAGACAGGGCTGATCAGCCCGCTCGTCAGGGCGCTGGTGCTGGAGGGCGCGGATCCGGCGGCGTTCCGCGCCGCGGTGCGCGAGCGGCGGGGGCGCAGCCCGGCCTACTGGTTTTCGCTGTCACGCACGCTGTCGGCGCGCGGCCTGCTGCCGCAGGCCTATGCCGCGATATCGCGCGCCGTCGCCCTGGCGCCGCGCAAGCCGGACTACCTGCATGCGCGCGGGCACCTCGCCACCAATCTGCGCGACTATGATGTCGCGGTGGAGAGTTTTCGCGCCGTCGCGCGGCTTTGGCATGACCGGCCGGTCTGCCACTACAATCTGGCGCGCGCGCTGGAACAGGCGGGGCATCCCGGCGAGGCGCTGGAGGCCGCCCAGCAGGCCGCCGAGCTGGACCCGCGGGCGCCCCGTTTCCAGGCCCTGCTGGACAGGCTGCGCAGGCAGTCCGATTCCGCTGCCGGCCCGAGCGGACGCTGA